A single Mercenaria mercenaria strain notata chromosome 9, MADL_Memer_1, whole genome shotgun sequence DNA region contains:
- the LOC123548053 gene encoding homeobox protein ceh-2-like, whose amino-acid sequence MEEIMNVEEKERDFKTKRIPSKDNIDAKSHEEVELRRDLIIKNDSNYVTADIEEHFKTDKKNDSNISTNLRFGIEAILKVKAEVTDKLNGNKCESDRNDAFETLNQAVINHNELDNDTSAESEEDYSEEADHVGEDGDVRETCLPHVRLPASFQGLRPSETAYFASQNLFSVGRLNLDIPWSPTILNDLRKERFGPIRRIGHPYQNRTPPKRKKPRTSFTRLQILELEKRFERQKYLASTERSALAKTLKMSDAQVKTWFQNRRTKWRRQTAEERELERQAANRLLLSFQSDPVHRKSMVISADRMCLSQLQRFQEERSSDM is encoded by the exons atggAGGAAATTATGAATGTTGAAGAAAAAGAAAGGGACTTTAAAACAAAAAGGATACCGTCAAAAGATAACATAGATGCTAAAAGTCACGAGGAAGTGGAATTGAGGAGAGATTTAATTATAAAGAACGATTCTAATTACGTTACTGCGGACATAGAGGAACATTTTAAAACTGACAAGAAAAATGATTCGAATATAAGTACAAATTTAAGGTTCGGTATTGAAGCGATTCTAAAAGTTAAAGCAGAAGTTACTGATAAACTTAATGGAAATAAATGCGAATCTGATAGAAATGATGCTTTTGAAACACTTAATCAGGCTGTGATTAATCATAATGAACTAGATAATGACACAAGTGCCGAATCAGAAGAAGATTATTCTGAAGAAGCAGATCACGTTGGTGAAGACGGTGACGTCAGAGAAACATGTCTTCCCCACGTGCGGCTTCCAGCGTCTTTTCAAGGTCTGCGTCCGAGCGAAACTGCATATTTTGCGTCACAAAATCTATTTTCGGTCGGAAGACTTAATTTAGATATACCATGGTCACCAACCATTCTTAACGATTTAAGAAAAGAAAGATTTGGTC CGATACGACGGATTGGCCACCCTTACCAAAATCGTACTCCACCTAAGAGAAAGAAGCCCCGGACGTCCTTCACCCGTCTTCAGATTCTTGAGTTGGAGAAAAGGTTCGAACGTCAGAAATATTTAGCATCAACTGAGAGGTCGGCGTTGGCAAAGACGTTGAAAATGTCGGACGCCCAGGTGAAGACGTGGTTCCAGAACCGACGTACAAAATGGCG ACGACAAACAGCAGAAGAGCGGGAACTTGAGAGACAAGCGGCCAATCGTCTGCTTCTAAGCTTTCAGTCCGATCCTGTCCACCGGAAGTCGATGGTTATTTCTGCAGACAGGATGTGCCTTAGTCAGCTGCAGAGGTTCCAAGAAGAACGGTCCTCTGACATGTGA